One window of the Posidoniimonas polymericola genome contains the following:
- a CDS encoding dihydrolipoamide acetyltransferase family protein, which translates to MPTEIKLPALGENIDSGDVLSILVSEGDSVDKDQDLLEIETDKATMPVPSPEAGKITKILVSEGDTVEVGMAIFEIEAGGGGAAAAAPAKEEPKPEPKPEPEPEPAPEPAAQESKPDPKPEPEPEPEPAPAAPVAQPVAKATAASNVDLPGDGHSSAAAGPSVRRLARELGVELRRVRPSGEGGRITEDDVRNHVRKESEKANAASASNAPGRLSSDSQGATRVEKMSRMRQTIARNMVVSYTTIPQLTNFDDVDITELEEMRQQSKGDYAKRGLKLSQMPFLVKAIASSLKAHPIVNASVDMENNQVIYKEYVNIGIAVDTDRGLTVPVLRDADRMSISQIARGLDDLVAKARDGKLSLDEMQGGTFTISNMGAVGGTYSTPIINPPEVAIILIGRSRMLPTVVEDGSIEPRLIMPLSLTYDHRVVDGADAARFLNEVKELLAAPGRLLLAP; encoded by the coding sequence ATGCCTACCGAAATCAAACTCCCCGCCCTTGGCGAAAACATTGACTCCGGCGACGTCCTCTCGATCCTCGTGAGCGAGGGCGACTCCGTCGACAAGGACCAGGACCTGCTGGAGATCGAGACCGACAAGGCCACGATGCCGGTCCCCAGCCCCGAGGCGGGCAAGATCACCAAGATCCTGGTCTCCGAGGGGGACACGGTTGAGGTCGGCATGGCGATCTTCGAGATCGAGGCCGGCGGCGGTGGAGCCGCGGCGGCCGCCCCCGCGAAGGAAGAACCCAAGCCCGAGCCGAAACCCGAACCCGAGCCAGAGCCGGCCCCCGAGCCCGCCGCTCAAGAGTCGAAACCGGACCCGAAACCCGAACCTGAACCCGAGCCGGAGCCGGCCCCTGCCGCCCCCGTGGCGCAGCCCGTCGCGAAGGCGACCGCCGCGTCGAACGTCGACCTGCCGGGCGACGGGCACTCGTCGGCCGCGGCCGGGCCGTCGGTCCGCCGGCTGGCCCGCGAGCTCGGCGTCGAGCTCCGCCGGGTGCGTCCCTCGGGCGAGGGCGGACGCATCACCGAGGACGACGTCCGCAACCACGTCCGCAAGGAGAGCGAGAAGGCCAACGCCGCGTCGGCCAGCAACGCCCCCGGGCGGCTCAGCTCCGACAGCCAGGGCGCGACCCGGGTCGAGAAGATGAGCCGCATGCGGCAGACCATCGCCCGCAACATGGTGGTCAGCTACACCACGATCCCGCAGCTCACCAACTTCGACGACGTCGACATCACCGAGCTCGAGGAGATGCGTCAGCAGTCCAAGGGCGACTACGCCAAGCGTGGGCTCAAGCTGTCGCAGATGCCGTTCCTGGTCAAGGCGATCGCCAGCAGCCTCAAGGCGCACCCGATCGTCAACGCGTCGGTCGACATGGAGAACAACCAGGTCATCTACAAGGAGTACGTGAACATCGGCATCGCGGTCGACACCGACCGCGGCCTCACGGTGCCCGTGCTCCGCGACGCCGACCGGATGAGCATCTCGCAGATCGCCCGCGGCCTGGACGACCTGGTCGCCAAGGCGCGGGACGGCAAGCTGTCGCTCGACGAGATGCAGGGCGGCACGTTCACGATCAGCAACATGGGCGCGGTCGGCGGCACGTACAGCACGCCGATCATCAACCCGCCGGAGGTGGCCATCATCCTGATCGGCCGCAGCCGCATGCTGCCGACGGTCGTCGAGGACGGGTCGATCGAGCCGCGGCTGATCATGCCGCTGTCGCTGACGTACGACCACCGCGTCGTGGACGGCGCCGACGCCGCCCGGTTCCTTAACGAGGTCAAGGAGCTGCTCGCCGCGCCGGGCCGGCTGCTGCTGGCCCCGTAA
- the aceE gene encoding pyruvate dehydrogenase (acetyl-transferring), homodimeric type, translating to MSSAELSSSSPIPNDKDPQETNEWLESLDYVLESKGPERVSELLSALEAAAVRNGVELPFTATTPYINTISRSDQPAYPGDRELERRIKSYVRWNAMAMVTRANRHPSSPGGHISTFASSATLYEVAQNHVFRGRGEDGFSGDQIYFQGHAAPGMYSRAFLEGRLTEQNLVNFRRELGEGGGLSSYPHPWLMPDFWEFPTVSMGLAPIMAIYQARFNEYLTDRGIKDLSGKRVWAFLGDGECDEPETLGAISLASREKLENLCFVINCNLQRLDGPVRGNSKIIQELEGTFRGAGWNVIKVIWGGDWDPFIEDDEDGLLARRMMEVVDGEYQKYVVAGGDYIRSKFFGKYPELLERFKNLSDDKLQKMKRGGHDPDKVYAAYHRAMNLKNGKPTVIIAKTIKGYGLGEGGEGRNMTHNKKKANEEELREFRTRFGIPISDERVAEAPFYRPPENSPEMQYLRKRREALGGPVPSRRAAEADFEVPTLQDYAKNISSKLVSKGEGKEQSTTMGFVRLLTDLLRDKKIGKYIVPIVPDESRTFGMEGLFKQVGIYAHAGQLYEPVDADDLAYYKEAQDGQLLEEGITEAGSMSSFNAAGTAYASHGVNMIPMYIYYSMFGFQRIGDLIWAAADMRAKGFLLGGTAGRTTLNGEGLQHQDGHSLVNAIAFPTVRAYDPAYNYETAVIIFHGLHKMYVENETCIYYLMLENENVLMPEMPKGADGELSQEAIEGIVRGMHKVESVEASGAKDRVQLFGSGSILHGVLEAQQMLAEKYGISSDVWSVTSYNELRRDAQECERWNMLNPTSPRKESYFEQQMAGSEGPIIAASDYLRCLSEQLLPWAPNGMFALGTDGMGRSESRENLRRHFEVDAESIVIATLYKLAKDGQREMSEVEQAIKDLGVNPEKVSALYA from the coding sequence ATGTCGAGCGCCGAACTTTCATCGTCGTCACCGATCCCCAACGACAAAGACCCACAAGAAACCAACGAGTGGCTCGAGTCGCTCGACTACGTGCTGGAGAGCAAGGGCCCGGAGCGGGTGAGCGAGCTGCTCAGCGCGCTGGAGGCCGCCGCCGTCCGCAACGGCGTGGAGCTCCCCTTCACCGCCACGACGCCCTACATCAACACCATCTCCCGCAGCGATCAGCCCGCTTACCCGGGCGACCGTGAGCTGGAGCGGCGGATCAAGAGCTACGTCCGCTGGAACGCGATGGCGATGGTCACCCGGGCGAACCGGCACCCGTCGTCACCGGGCGGGCACATCAGCACCTTTGCGTCCAGCGCCACGCTGTACGAGGTAGCCCAGAACCACGTATTCCGTGGCCGCGGCGAAGACGGCTTCTCCGGCGACCAAATCTACTTCCAAGGCCACGCGGCGCCGGGAATGTACAGCCGCGCGTTCCTCGAGGGCCGGCTGACCGAGCAGAACCTGGTCAACTTCCGCCGCGAGCTCGGCGAGGGGGGCGGCCTGTCCAGCTACCCTCACCCCTGGCTGATGCCTGACTTCTGGGAGTTCCCAACGGTGTCGATGGGCCTGGCGCCGATCATGGCGATCTACCAGGCGCGGTTCAACGAGTACCTGACCGACCGCGGCATCAAGGACCTGTCCGGCAAGCGGGTCTGGGCGTTCCTCGGCGACGGTGAGTGCGACGAGCCGGAGACCCTCGGCGCTATCTCGCTCGCCTCGCGCGAGAAGCTCGAGAACCTCTGCTTCGTCATCAACTGCAACCTGCAGCGGCTGGACGGCCCGGTCCGCGGCAACAGCAAGATCATCCAGGAGCTAGAGGGGACGTTCCGCGGCGCAGGCTGGAACGTGATCAAGGTGATCTGGGGCGGCGACTGGGACCCGTTCATCGAGGACGACGAGGACGGACTCTTGGCCCGCCGCATGATGGAGGTTGTCGACGGCGAGTACCAGAAGTATGTGGTGGCGGGCGGCGACTACATCCGCAGCAAGTTCTTCGGCAAGTACCCCGAGCTGCTCGAGCGGTTCAAGAACCTGTCGGACGACAAGCTCCAGAAGATGAAGCGAGGCGGCCACGACCCCGACAAGGTCTACGCGGCCTACCACCGCGCGATGAACCTCAAGAACGGCAAGCCGACCGTCATCATCGCCAAGACGATCAAGGGCTATGGCCTGGGCGAGGGGGGCGAGGGTCGGAACATGACCCACAACAAGAAGAAGGCCAACGAGGAGGAGCTCCGCGAGTTCCGCACCCGGTTCGGCATCCCGATCTCCGACGAACGGGTCGCCGAGGCGCCCTTCTACCGGCCGCCGGAGAACAGCCCGGAAATGCAGTACCTGCGGAAACGCCGCGAGGCGCTCGGCGGCCCGGTGCCGTCGCGGCGGGCCGCCGAGGCGGACTTCGAGGTCCCCACCCTGCAGGACTACGCCAAGAACATTTCCAGCAAGCTGGTTAGCAAGGGCGAGGGCAAGGAGCAGTCCACCACAATGGGCTTCGTCCGCCTGCTGACCGACCTGCTGCGTGACAAGAAGATCGGTAAGTACATTGTGCCAATAGTGCCGGACGAATCCCGCACGTTCGGCATGGAAGGCTTGTTCAAGCAGGTCGGCATCTACGCCCACGCGGGCCAGCTGTACGAGCCGGTCGACGCCGACGACCTCGCCTACTACAAGGAGGCGCAGGACGGCCAGCTGCTGGAAGAGGGGATCACCGAGGCGGGCTCGATGAGCTCGTTCAACGCCGCGGGCACGGCCTACGCGTCGCACGGCGTGAACATGATCCCGATGTACATCTACTACAGCATGTTCGGCTTCCAGCGGATCGGCGACCTCATCTGGGCCGCCGCGGACATGCGGGCGAAGGGCTTCCTGCTGGGCGGCACCGCCGGCCGCACCACGCTCAACGGCGAGGGCCTGCAGCACCAGGACGGGCACTCGCTGGTCAACGCGATCGCGTTCCCCACGGTCCGCGCGTACGACCCGGCCTACAACTACGAGACCGCCGTGATCATCTTCCACGGCCTCCACAAGATGTACGTCGAGAACGAGACCTGCATCTACTACCTGATGCTGGAGAACGAAAACGTCTTGATGCCGGAGATGCCCAAGGGCGCCGATGGAGAGCTGTCGCAGGAGGCCATCGAGGGCATCGTCCGCGGCATGCACAAGGTTGAGAGCGTCGAAGCGAGCGGCGCCAAGGATCGTGTGCAGCTGTTCGGCTCCGGCTCGATCCTGCACGGCGTGCTCGAGGCCCAGCAGATGCTGGCAGAGAAGTACGGCATCTCTTCGGACGTGTGGAGCGTGACCAGCTACAACGAGCTCCGTCGCGACGCGCAGGAGTGCGAGCGGTGGAATATGCTCAACCCGACCTCGCCCCGCAAAGAGAGCTACTTCGAGCAGCAGATGGCGGGATCCGAGGGTCCGATCATTGCCGCCAGCGACTACCTCCGCTGCCTGAGCGAGCAGCTGCTGCCCTGGGCGCCCAACGGCATGTTCGCCCTCGGGACCGACGGCATGGGCCGCAGCGAGAGCCGCGAGAACCTGCGTCGGCACTTCGAGGTCGACGCCGAGTCGATCGTTATCGCCACGCTCTACAAGCTCGCCAAGGACGGCCAGCGTGAGATGTCGGAAGTCGAGCAGGCAATCAAGGACCTCGGCGTGAACCCAGAGAAGGTCTCGGCGCTCTATGCGTAA
- the lpdA gene encoding dihydrolipoyl dehydrogenase yields MHSQVVVLGGGPGGYAAAFLAADLGLEVAIVEADPRLGGTCLLRGCIPSKALLHVAKVVSEAHEMAEWGVEFQPPKISVDKLRARKENVIDTLSGGLSQLAKRRNVKQIHARGVFVDSHTLQLEGGSPDTYDDDSRLTFDHCILATGSIPALPKFLDIGSPRVMTSTGALALEDIPESMLVIGGGYIGLEMGTVYSEIGTKVSVVELAEGLLMGADRDLVKPLIARVKERFEDVMLGTKVTGLKDLGEQVEVSMEGPDGAVTKRYDRVLVSIGRWPVSKGFGLENTKVTVNERGFVQVDKQQRTSDGNIFAIGDVAGDPMLAHKAAYEGKIAAEVIAGEPAAFDALAIPAVVFTDPEIAWAGLTAGEAKEQGIPVKIAQYPWQASGRATANGRTDGLTKWIVDPETDRVLGCGIVGSGAGELIAESVLAIEMGCTIRDIAESIHPHPTLSETIAFAGEVHLGTATEIYKPKRK; encoded by the coding sequence ATGCACTCTCAGGTAGTCGTTCTTGGTGGCGGTCCCGGCGGCTACGCCGCCGCGTTTCTTGCAGCCGACCTCGGACTGGAGGTCGCCATTGTCGAGGCCGACCCGCGGCTCGGCGGCACCTGCCTGCTGCGGGGCTGCATCCCCTCCAAGGCCTTGCTGCACGTCGCGAAAGTCGTCAGCGAGGCCCACGAGATGGCCGAGTGGGGCGTCGAGTTCCAGCCGCCGAAGATCTCGGTCGACAAGCTCCGCGCCCGCAAGGAGAACGTCATCGACACCCTCTCCGGCGGCCTGAGCCAGCTCGCCAAACGCCGCAATGTCAAGCAGATCCACGCGCGGGGCGTGTTTGTCGACAGCCACACCCTGCAGCTCGAGGGGGGCTCGCCCGACACCTACGACGACGACAGCCGGCTGACGTTCGACCACTGCATCCTGGCGACCGGATCGATCCCCGCGCTGCCGAAGTTCCTTGACATTGGCTCGCCGCGGGTGATGACCTCGACCGGCGCGCTGGCGCTGGAGGACATCCCCGAGTCGATGCTGGTGATCGGCGGTGGCTACATCGGCCTCGAGATGGGCACGGTTTACTCCGAGATCGGCACGAAGGTGTCGGTGGTGGAGCTGGCCGAGGGCCTGCTGATGGGCGCCGACCGCGACCTGGTCAAGCCGCTCATCGCCCGCGTCAAGGAGCGGTTCGAGGACGTCATGCTGGGGACCAAGGTGACCGGCCTGAAGGACCTCGGCGAACAGGTTGAGGTCAGCATGGAGGGCCCCGACGGCGCGGTCACCAAGCGGTACGACCGCGTGCTGGTGTCGATCGGCCGCTGGCCGGTCAGCAAGGGCTTCGGCCTGGAGAACACCAAGGTCACCGTGAACGAGCGGGGCTTTGTGCAGGTCGACAAGCAGCAGCGCACCAGCGACGGCAACATCTTCGCCATCGGCGACGTCGCGGGCGACCCGATGCTGGCCCACAAGGCGGCCTACGAGGGCAAGATCGCCGCGGAGGTGATCGCCGGCGAGCCGGCCGCGTTCGACGCGCTGGCGATCCCGGCGGTGGTGTTCACCGACCCCGAGATCGCCTGGGCCGGGCTGACCGCCGGCGAGGCCAAGGAGCAGGGCATCCCGGTCAAGATCGCCCAGTACCCGTGGCAGGCGAGCGGCCGGGCCACCGCCAACGGACGCACCGACGGCCTCACCAAGTGGATCGTCGACCCCGAGACCGACCGCGTGCTGGGCTGCGGCATCGTCGGCAGCGGCGCCGGCGAGTTGATCGCCGAGAGCGTGCTGGCGATCGAGATGGGCTGCACCATCCGCGACATCGCCGAGAGCATCCACCCTCACCCGACGCTCAGCGAGACCATCGCGTTCGCCGGCGAGGTGCACCTCGGCACCGCGACCGAGATCTACAAACCCAAACGCAAGTAA
- a CDS encoding BlaI/MecI/CopY family transcriptional regulator, whose protein sequence is MARPESEFPTDLELEILKVLWAESPLPVREVRARLEADANRPLTHSSVITVLNIMHRKGYLERTKEGKSFLFAPRVDKQQVSQGFVGDLLTRLFDGSPSAMVLNLLEGSDVDADELAELRKLIARKAARNAKEQQ, encoded by the coding sequence GTGGCCCGTCCCGAATCGGAGTTCCCCACCGACCTCGAGCTCGAGATCCTCAAGGTCTTGTGGGCCGAGTCCCCGCTGCCGGTCCGCGAGGTCCGCGCCCGGCTCGAGGCCGACGCCAACCGGCCGCTCACCCACAGCTCGGTGATCACGGTGCTCAACATCATGCACCGCAAGGGCTACCTCGAGCGGACCAAAGAGGGCAAGTCGTTCCTGTTTGCGCCGCGGGTCGACAAGCAGCAGGTGTCGCAGGGCTTTGTCGGCGACCTGCTGACCCGGCTGTTCGACGGCTCGCCGTCCGCCATGGTGCTCAACCTGCTCGAGGGCTCCGACGTCGACGCCGACGAGCTGGCCGAGCTCCGCAAGCTGATCGCCCGCAAGGCAGCCCGCAACGCAAAGGAGCAACAGTGA